Proteins co-encoded in one Gemmatimonadota bacterium genomic window:
- a CDS encoding 4,5-dihydroxyphthalate decarboxylase: MATSHYDHFADLTGGLVPVQGVDVTCLSMPVEEIFHRFTSYREWDISEMSFAKFSAVAARDDCDITAIPVFPSRVFRQSSIFVRADSSLREAERLVGRKVGIPEWAQTAAVYTRGWLMHDLNIELADIEWYQAGVNAPGRREKVALRLPPGVTCTPVPEKSLTEMLIGGELDAVFSAHPPLPFEQRSGEIRQLFDDPKSVEREYYLRTGIFPIMHVIAIRKEVLDRHPWVAMNLMKAFMEARARSLLRARELTASRFPIAWGQDSFSETCELFGTSPFPYGVEANRNTLEAFLLFCREQGVCERQLTPEELFPAEVRTHYVV, encoded by the coding sequence ATGGCGACCAGCCATTACGATCACTTTGCCGACCTGACCGGTGGGCTGGTGCCTGTGCAGGGCGTGGACGTCACCTGTCTCTCGATGCCCGTCGAGGAAATCTTTCATCGCTTCACCAGCTACCGCGAATGGGACATCTCGGAGATGTCCTTTGCGAAGTTCTCTGCGGTAGCGGCTCGGGATGACTGCGATATCACGGCCATACCCGTATTCCCGTCACGCGTATTCAGGCAGTCGTCAATCTTTGTGCGCGCCGATTCATCGTTGCGCGAGGCCGAAAGGCTCGTGGGCAGGAAGGTCGGTATTCCCGAATGGGCCCAGACCGCTGCGGTCTATACGCGGGGCTGGCTGATGCACGATCTCAATATCGAGTTGGCGGACATCGAATGGTACCAGGCCGGGGTCAACGCGCCGGGGCGTCGCGAGAAGGTTGCCCTGAGACTGCCCCCCGGGGTGACCTGCACCCCCGTTCCGGAAAAGTCACTGACCGAGATGCTTATTGGTGGCGAGCTCGATGCAGTGTTCTCGGCACATCCGCCGTTGCCGTTCGAGCAGCGTTCCGGTGAGATTCGTCAGCTTTTCGACGACCCGAAGAGCGTCGAGCGGGAGTATTACTTGCGGACAGGCATCTTTCCCATCATGCACGTCATTGCGATCCGAAAAGAAGTGCTTGACAGGCACCCATGGGTTGCAATGAACCTGATGAAAGCGTTCATGGAAGCTCGGGCCCGCTCCCTGTTGCGGGCGCGCGAGCTGACGGCAAGCCGGTTTCCCATTGCCTGGGGTCAGGACAGTTTCTCCGAGACCTGCGAACTTTTCGGGACGAGTCCGTTCCCGTACGGTGTGGAGGCCAACCGAAACACGCTGGAGGCCTTTTTGCTGTTCTGTCGTGAGCAGGGCGTGTGCGAACGTCAGCTTACACCCGAAGAGCTCTTTCCCGCAGAGGTACGAACACACTATGTCGTGTGA